One window from the genome of Rubinisphaera margarita encodes:
- a CDS encoding AAA family ATPase: MRITDVMIDRYGVWNDLLLPVQENGLTVIYGPNEAGKSTLMRFIRGVLYGFPASGLSADGSRDSMNGWGGSLRLKDRNAPLQASRHIDEQGRQHFRGSAGNRTLSESDFEKMLQEVDADIYKTIYTLGLKELRELATLQTDQVGEYIYGTSLGLIGHRLMQAEQKTRGNAQKIADFNYGTGRLFDLSGEYTSMQDALRKSGQVMQRYQQSLDQSRKLESVQSERRHRLNELRRERSNYQFLQRVWGPWKRQRELNAELRGLPDASLFPNDGLARLDRLEQEKRAAEKNVKQLRREQSELRKALDREREHYDLRDHASAVRALIDMRGLVESAERHLANVSADASLLKAELDEKLKTLGPDWTINRLSEVDTSPQSHLQLSTAARNYQNAISRRARHRRKYKKVSDSCHNRQSDLQERLRRENISSLDQAIRDAEARLGDLENLAQLRVREAEYDQRIRSANAQLEKNDLGTELPWWAQTMLTLFAMAGGFFIIAGLVNGVKTGWVIGLIYLLTGIMGGGLAFALRRHYESDSYSLNRRLRDEIEKCQAQLNDVRARIARITGEKLTRAPREREVNVTRSWRSESELIRKATQRLVDLQGLARTQERLLKTRKKLSVQRGKLAEYQRDVSATRQAWCDLLRTLGIRETVRTSEAFLSWQHAVDAQQTLRQWQGARDDVQRHQELLNQFRDQMEMIASRMSMRGNSSERLTETLNTWQRLLEDYESNHGSYLKKRSEYRELRKRVAAAKAESRRCDEKLRRLLNDTRVSTPEEYRVLAEKKARAEKLQALIADLNDQLASISREEPELAIVEEDLINFNVDSNQERIDMLGLEIDDLDAEYSAAQEELGRLRQTLETLESDTSSDDLKAKQARVLDRAAASWRDLEANRIAASALSRMTSEFEQRFQPETLARASDYLSQLTCGRYGHVRTPVGSRELLIREQDGTTRNVGELSDGTREQLFLSIRMALIDTFAEEGIAMPIVFDDICVNFDQQRTEAAAETLMNFASNKQVLFFTCHQHLAGMFEEREVEPIWLPALAQANTRLAG, encoded by the coding sequence ATGAGAATCACGGATGTCATGATCGACCGGTACGGCGTGTGGAACGACCTGCTGCTGCCGGTGCAGGAAAACGGGCTGACCGTCATCTACGGCCCCAACGAAGCGGGCAAGTCGACGCTGATGCGGTTCATCCGCGGCGTTCTTTACGGGTTCCCGGCGTCCGGGCTCTCCGCCGATGGCAGCCGGGACAGCATGAACGGCTGGGGCGGTTCGCTGCGTCTGAAAGATCGAAACGCTCCGTTGCAGGCTTCGCGCCACATCGACGAACAGGGCCGCCAGCACTTTCGCGGGTCTGCGGGAAATCGCACGCTCTCGGAGTCCGACTTCGAAAAGATGCTGCAGGAAGTCGACGCCGATATCTACAAAACGATCTACACCCTCGGCCTGAAAGAGCTTCGCGAACTGGCGACACTGCAGACCGATCAGGTGGGCGAATACATCTACGGCACCTCGCTGGGGCTCATCGGCCATCGGTTGATGCAGGCCGAGCAGAAAACGCGAGGCAATGCTCAGAAGATCGCCGACTTCAACTACGGGACCGGGCGTCTGTTCGATCTCTCCGGCGAATACACTTCGATGCAGGACGCCCTCCGCAAGTCGGGGCAGGTGATGCAGCGGTATCAGCAGTCGCTCGATCAGTCCCGCAAGCTGGAAAGCGTCCAGTCCGAGCGGCGGCATCGGCTCAACGAACTGCGTCGGGAACGGTCCAACTATCAGTTCCTGCAGCGAGTCTGGGGACCGTGGAAACGTCAACGGGAGCTCAATGCCGAACTTCGCGGCCTGCCCGATGCCAGCCTGTTCCCGAACGACGGACTGGCTCGACTCGACCGCCTCGAACAGGAGAAGCGGGCCGCCGAGAAGAATGTGAAGCAGCTTCGTCGCGAGCAGTCCGAGCTGCGGAAGGCTCTCGACCGCGAACGCGAACACTACGACCTCCGCGATCATGCCAGTGCCGTCCGCGCTCTGATCGACATGCGGGGCCTCGTGGAATCGGCGGAACGGCATCTGGCCAACGTCTCCGCAGATGCCTCGTTGCTCAAAGCGGAGCTCGATGAGAAACTCAAGACACTCGGCCCCGACTGGACGATCAACCGGCTGTCGGAAGTCGATACTTCGCCGCAGTCTCATCTGCAGTTGAGTACGGCTGCCCGAAACTATCAGAACGCCATCAGCCGCCGGGCTCGGCATCGTCGCAAGTACAAGAAGGTTTCCGACTCCTGCCACAACCGCCAGTCCGATCTGCAGGAACGTCTGCGTCGCGAGAATATTTCCTCGCTCGATCAGGCGATTCGCGATGCCGAAGCTCGCCTGGGTGATCTCGAAAACCTGGCTCAGCTGCGGGTTCGCGAAGCCGAGTACGATCAGCGGATTCGCAGTGCGAATGCTCAACTCGAGAAGAACGATCTCGGCACCGAACTGCCGTGGTGGGCCCAGACGATGCTCACCCTGTTCGCAATGGCCGGCGGCTTCTTCATTATTGCCGGTCTCGTGAACGGCGTGAAAACCGGCTGGGTGATCGGTTTGATCTACCTGCTGACCGGCATCATGGGAGGCGGCCTCGCCTTCGCGTTGCGACGTCATTACGAGTCCGATTCGTATTCCCTGAACCGGCGGCTGCGGGATGAGATTGAGAAGTGCCAGGCTCAGCTCAACGATGTTCGGGCTCGCATCGCCCGGATTACTGGCGAGAAGCTGACCCGTGCTCCCCGCGAACGGGAAGTGAACGTGACACGCAGCTGGCGGTCGGAATCGGAGCTGATCCGCAAGGCGACGCAGCGGCTCGTCGATCTGCAGGGGCTCGCCCGCACGCAGGAACGACTCCTCAAAACACGCAAGAAACTGTCGGTCCAGCGGGGCAAACTGGCTGAGTATCAACGCGACGTGAGTGCCACCCGCCAGGCGTGGTGCGATCTGCTGCGAACGCTCGGCATTCGGGAAACGGTCCGGACCAGCGAAGCCTTCCTCAGCTGGCAGCACGCGGTCGACGCTCAGCAGACTTTGCGACAGTGGCAGGGAGCCCGCGACGATGTTCAGCGGCATCAGGAGCTGCTCAACCAGTTCCGCGATCAGATGGAAATGATTGCCAGCCGGATGTCGATGCGAGGCAATTCGAGCGAGCGGCTGACCGAAACGCTCAATACCTGGCAGCGTCTGCTGGAAGACTATGAGAGCAATCACGGTTCTTACTTGAAGAAGCGGAGCGAGTATCGCGAACTTCGTAAGCGCGTCGCCGCGGCCAAAGCCGAGAGCCGCCGTTGCGACGAGAAACTTCGCCGCCTCCTCAACGACACCCGCGTCTCCACGCCGGAAGAATATCGGGTCCTGGCCGAGAAGAAGGCGCGAGCCGAGAAGCTGCAGGCTCTGATTGCCGATCTGAACGATCAGCTGGCTTCCATCAGTCGCGAGGAGCCGGAGCTCGCCATCGTTGAAGAGGATCTGATCAACTTCAACGTCGACAGCAATCAGGAACGGATCGACATGCTCGGTCTGGAGATCGACGATCTCGACGCCGAGTACTCGGCTGCTCAGGAAGAACTCGGCCGCCTGCGTCAGACGCTGGAGACCCTGGAGAGCGATACGTCATCCGACGATCTGAAAGCGAAGCAGGCCCGCGTGCTCGATCGGGCCGCGGCGTCCTGGCGGGATCTCGAAGCCAACCGCATTGCCGCCTCGGCTCTGTCTCGCATGACATCCGAATTCGAGCAGCGGTTCCAGCCGGAAACACTGGCACGAGCTTCAGACTATCTGTCTCAGCTGACCTGCGGCCGATACGGGCATGTTCGCACGCCCGTCGGCAGCCGCGAATTGCTGATCCGCGAACAGGACGGCACCACTCGCAATGTGGGCGAACTGAGCGACGGCACGCGGGAGCAGTTGTTCCTGTCGATTCGTATGGCTCTGATCGACACGTTCGCCGAAGAAGGAATCGCGATGCCGATCGTCTTCGACGACATCTGCGTGAACTTCGACCAGCAGCGGACCGAAGCCGCCGCCGAAACGCTGATGAACTTCGCGTCCAACAAACAGGTCCTGTTCTTCACCTGCCATCAGCATCTGGCGGGCATGTTTGAAGAACGCGAAGTCGAGCCGATCTGGCTGCCGGCACTGGCTCAGGCCAATACGCGGCTGGCTGGCTGA
- a CDS encoding MBL fold metallo-hydrolase translates to MSTPGEIIVLGSGTSHGVPLVGCRCPVCQSTDPRNTRTRSSILVQAPEGNILVDTTPELRIQLIREQVDLVHATVFTHCHADHIFGLDDLRQFGHVLDKEIPLYCEEIVEQQLRSAYSYAFQPLPPGGRRGAIPRFELIRATTDPFSLLGAHVQPLRLLHGKLPILGYRFGSVAYCTDVSEIPEETWPRLQNLDVLIIDALRYREHPTHFNIAQAIEVRDRIQPRQTYLTHIAHDIDHEKVSAELPDGVALAYDGLRIPVTF, encoded by the coding sequence ATGTCCACACCTGGTGAAATCATTGTTCTTGGTTCAGGGACCAGTCATGGCGTGCCGCTCGTTGGTTGCCGGTGCCCCGTCTGCCAGTCGACCGATCCTCGTAATACCAGAACAAGAAGCAGTATCCTCGTGCAAGCGCCCGAGGGGAATATTCTCGTCGACACCACGCCCGAACTGCGAATCCAGCTGATTCGCGAACAGGTCGACCTCGTGCATGCCACGGTGTTCACCCACTGCCACGCCGATCATATTTTCGGGCTGGATGACCTGCGGCAGTTCGGGCATGTGCTCGACAAAGAGATCCCGCTCTACTGCGAGGAAATTGTCGAACAGCAACTGCGAAGCGCGTACAGCTACGCCTTTCAGCCGCTCCCACCGGGAGGACGCCGGGGGGCGATTCCGCGTTTCGAACTGATTCGGGCGACCACCGATCCGTTTTCGCTGCTCGGAGCTCACGTCCAGCCGCTGCGACTGCTGCATGGCAAGCTTCCGATTCTGGGGTATCGCTTCGGCAGCGTGGCGTACTGCACCGACGTCAGCGAGATTCCGGAAGAGACCTGGCCGCGACTTCAGAATCTGGATGTGCTCATCATCGATGCCCTGCGTTATCGCGAGCATCCGACGCACTTCAACATTGCCCAGGCGATCGAAGTGCGGGATCGCATCCAGCCGCGACAGACGTATCTCACGCATATCGCTCATGATATCGACCATGAAAAGGTCTCCGCCGAGCTTCCGGACGGGGTCGCTCTGGCTTACGACGGGCTGCGAATTCCGGTCACATTCTGA
- a CDS encoding glycosyltransferase family 4 protein has product MAAHTLAFVSLPAWPVVHPESAGIFGGTETRAVTLARGLASRSNFDVCFLVRHPDLIQPQSIDGITFESWRDPVTERNARVAEALKEKRWSPALLRDAAGILLHRVFQPRGNTPLRTDPVLQKTAADLFCVFGVHSAAAKVIYNAHQTQRKAVLFLGSDADVDPQYASPGSFRTQYGERSPVCRWVLENADAVIVQNENQLQSLKEHFHREGELLRNPIDVADWRARVESATAPERTSDRYVLWIGRADDFHKRANIALDIAKKLPDINFVMILNPQQPEVEQRIREGCPANLQIISHVPFSQMPALYRNAALLLNTSSSQHEGLPNTFLQAGASRVPIVSLEVDAGYLSKSGGGVVGTGEVDKTVDAVQQLWSSAELRQQHGQSGHDYVAQHHDVPVVIDQLVEFLGRLG; this is encoded by the coding sequence ATGGCGGCCCACACGCTGGCGTTTGTGTCGTTGCCCGCCTGGCCGGTAGTTCATCCGGAGTCGGCGGGGATCTTTGGCGGCACCGAAACTCGAGCCGTGACGCTGGCCCGAGGACTGGCAAGTCGTTCGAACTTCGACGTGTGCTTTCTCGTGCGTCATCCCGATCTGATTCAACCGCAGTCGATTGACGGCATCACCTTTGAATCCTGGCGGGATCCGGTGACCGAACGCAATGCCCGCGTGGCGGAGGCGCTCAAGGAGAAACGCTGGTCCCCTGCCCTGCTTCGGGATGCGGCGGGGATTCTTCTGCACCGAGTCTTCCAGCCGAGAGGGAATACGCCGCTGCGAACCGATCCGGTGCTGCAGAAAACCGCCGCCGATCTCTTCTGCGTCTTCGGAGTCCACTCGGCGGCCGCGAAGGTGATCTACAACGCCCACCAGACTCAGCGAAAAGCGGTCCTGTTCCTCGGCTCTGACGCCGATGTCGATCCGCAGTACGCCTCGCCCGGTTCCTTCCGCACCCAATACGGAGAACGCAGCCCTGTCTGCCGCTGGGTACTGGAGAATGCCGATGCGGTCATTGTGCAGAATGAGAATCAACTGCAGTCACTGAAGGAGCATTTCCATCGCGAGGGCGAACTGCTGCGGAATCCGATCGATGTGGCGGACTGGAGAGCTCGAGTGGAGTCCGCGACTGCACCGGAGCGGACGTCCGACCGTTATGTCCTCTGGATCGGGCGAGCCGATGATTTTCACAAGCGGGCGAACATCGCACTCGACATCGCGAAAAAACTGCCGGATATCAACTTCGTGATGATCCTCAACCCTCAGCAGCCGGAGGTGGAGCAACGCATCCGGGAAGGGTGTCCCGCCAATCTGCAGATCATCTCCCACGTCCCGTTCTCGCAGATGCCGGCTCTTTATCGAAACGCCGCACTGCTGTTGAACACATCCAGCAGTCAGCACGAAGGCCTGCCGAACACGTTTTTGCAGGCTGGGGCGAGCCGGGTGCCGATTGTTTCTCTGGAAGTCGATGCCGGGTATCTCTCAAAGTCCGGCGGCGGTGTCGTCGGCACGGGGGAAGTCGACAAGACGGTCGACGCCGTTCAACAGCTGTGGAGTTCAGCCGAGCTGCGGCAGCAACATGGACAGTCCGGGCACGATTACGTGGCTCAACATCACGATGTGCCGGTCGTCATCGATCAGCTCGTTGAGTTCCTCGGTCGCCTCGGCTGA
- a CDS encoding sulfatase-like hydrolase/transferase, with amino-acid sequence MPRWTAFAAALLISTMFTTDAPAAESGDRPNVILILADDLAPGDFSSVNGGLSRTPRLDQLAATSVQFTQAYSGSAVCAPARACLLTGRYPQRTGVVSLNMNKYPELTSLYLDEVTIADVFRDNGYRTGLIGKWHCGSRPEYHPLKRGFDEFEGFGGSADLGYFNYSLDVNGEMVEVEEGYLTDDLSERAVNFVRRNQNRPFFLHLAHYAPHRPLHAPEELIASYEQKGLPRKTATIYAMIEIMDRGIGELLDELDRLDLAEQTIVIFASDNGPDPLTGERFNRELRGTKYEIYEGGIRVPLLMRWSEQWDAGEQSRLVHFADLFPTLIDLCGIAYEPKSRLDGVSFAGVLNGETQPDPVRFWQWNRGEPNYSHNAAMRDGSWKLVRPFMTRNELKGDSTARPVLYNLAADPEETTDVSARQPNRYRQMQRQLEEWTESIEQDRTRKP; translated from the coding sequence ATGCCTCGATGGACCGCATTCGCTGCGGCACTGCTGATTTCTACGATGTTCACCACCGACGCCCCGGCTGCCGAGTCGGGCGATCGGCCGAATGTGATTCTCATCCTGGCCGATGACCTCGCTCCCGGAGATTTCAGCTCCGTGAACGGCGGGCTCAGCCGCACGCCGCGACTCGACCAGCTGGCCGCCACGAGTGTGCAGTTCACGCAGGCTTACAGCGGATCAGCGGTTTGTGCCCCGGCTCGGGCCTGTCTGCTCACCGGGCGGTATCCGCAGCGAACCGGGGTCGTCAGCCTGAATATGAACAAGTACCCGGAGCTGACGAGCCTGTATCTCGATGAGGTGACGATCGCCGATGTCTTTCGCGACAACGGCTATCGGACCGGGCTGATTGGCAAATGGCATTGTGGCTCCCGTCCGGAGTATCACCCGCTGAAACGGGGCTTCGATGAATTCGAGGGCTTCGGCGGCTCGGCCGATCTGGGCTACTTCAATTACTCGCTCGATGTCAACGGCGAGATGGTCGAGGTCGAAGAGGGCTATCTGACGGATGACCTTTCCGAGCGAGCCGTGAACTTCGTGCGGCGAAATCAGAACCGTCCCTTCTTTCTGCATCTGGCCCACTATGCTCCCCATCGCCCGCTGCACGCTCCCGAGGAACTGATCGCGAGTTACGAACAGAAGGGACTGCCCAGAAAGACCGCGACAATTTACGCGATGATCGAAATCATGGATCGCGGCATCGGGGAACTGCTCGATGAACTCGACCGGCTCGACCTCGCGGAGCAGACGATCGTCATCTTCGCCAGCGATAACGGCCCCGATCCGCTCACCGGCGAACGTTTCAATCGGGAGCTGCGGGGAACCAAGTACGAAATCTATGAAGGGGGGATCCGCGTGCCGCTGCTGATGCGGTGGAGCGAGCAATGGGACGCCGGCGAGCAGTCCCGGCTCGTCCACTTCGCCGATCTCTTCCCGACGCTGATCGATCTGTGCGGGATTGCGTACGAGCCGAAGAGTCGGCTGGATGGCGTCAGCTTCGCGGGAGTGCTCAACGGAGAAACACAGCCCGACCCAGTCCGCTTCTGGCAATGGAACCGCGGCGAGCCGAATTACTCGCACAACGCGGCGATGCGGGACGGCTCATGGAAGCTGGTGCGGCCCTTCATGACGCGGAACGAACTCAAGGGCGATTCGACCGCACGGCCCGTGCTCTACAATCTCGCAGCCGATCCCGAGGAAACAACCGATGTCTCCGCCCGTCAGCCGAACCGCTATCGCCAGATGCAACGGCAGCTCGAGGAGTGGACGGAAAGCATCGAACAGGACCGAACCCGGAAGCCGTGA